The following coding sequences lie in one Panicum virgatum strain AP13 chromosome 6N, P.virgatum_v5, whole genome shotgun sequence genomic window:
- the LOC120678029 gene encoding uncharacterized protein LOC120678029 translates to MDAYYREIRNLKAKFYNLEFHRIPKDDNVAVEVMSKLGSKRALVPAGVFILALNLPTVKIEEEPPTKPDWVSALGEQVLTLDTDWCSPIIDFIKNNKIYPKGKEHQKLARRLNNYVVIGYEFFRLSTSSGTLCKCVTL, encoded by the coding sequence atggacgccTACTATAGGGAGATCAGAAATCTCAAAGCCAAATTCTACAATCTCGAGTTCCACCGCATCCCCAAGGACGACAATGTTGCAGTAGAAGTCATGTCTAAGCTTGGATCCAAGCGAGCCCTCGTGCCTGCAGGTGTATTCATCCTAGCACTCAACCTTCCTACAGTCAAGATAGAGGAAGAACCCCCTACAAAGCCCGACTGGGTCTCGGCCCTAGGGGAACAAGTTCTAACTCTCGACACCGACTGGTGCTCCCCcattatcgacttcatcaagaacaACAAAATCTATCCAAAAGGAAAGGAGCACCAGAAGCTTGCACGTCGCTTAAACAACTACGTCGTTATAGGATACGAGTTTTTCAGGCTCTCTACGTCCTCAGGAACCCTGTGCAAATGTGTAAcactctaa
- the LOC120678028 gene encoding uncharacterized protein LOC120678028: MPITFDRRDHWVHLPKLGAYPLVVSSVVSQVRLAKVLVDGGSTLDIIFASMLESMGYDMTTLVPSDQAFYRFIPGAGSTPVGLVTLPVTFGTQTNYRTEYVNFEVAEFETSYHAILGRPSLAKFMAIPNHTYLLQKMPAPKGVLSVYGDLHTSYACEAHNIKLPDTLERSRNSVLVAQAAKNLPADQQQIPAKESTSESQLAPAMATKTIVLRDDEPHKTAVIGASLDPA; this comes from the coding sequence atgCCGATCACCTTCGACCGCCGTGACCACTGGGTCCACCTGCCCAAGCTGGGTGCTTACCCCCTCGTGGTCAGTTCGGTGGTCAGCCAGGTCCGCCTGGCCAAAGTACTCGTCGACGGTGGCAGCACCCTCGATATCATCTTCGCCAGCATGTTGGAGAGCATGGGATATGACATGACTACCTTGGTGCCATCCGACCAGGCCTTCTACCGCTTCATCCCTGGAGCCGGGTCGACCCCAGTCGGCCTTGTCACCCTGCCGGTCACCTTCGGCACTCAGACCAACTACCGCACCGAGTACGTCAACTTCGAGGTCGCCGAGTTCGAGAcctcctaccacgccatcctggGAAGACCCTCTCTCGCCAAATTCATGGCAATTCCCAACCACACATATCTTCTCCAGAAGATGCCAGCTCCAAAGGGGGTCCTCTCAGTCTATGGAGATCTGCATACATCATACGCGTGCGAAGCACATAACATCAAGCTCCCTGACACCCTGGAACGATCCAGGAACTCGGTTCTTGTTGCCCAGGCAGCAAAGAACCTCCCGGCGGACCAGCAGCAGATCCCCGCCAAGGAGTCGACTTCTGAGTCGCAGCTCGCACCAGCCATGGCGACCAAGACCATCGTCCTCAGGGATGATGAGCCGCACAAGACCGCCGTGATCGGGGCCAGCCTCGACCCGGCATAG